A genomic segment from Malus domestica chromosome 05, GDT2T_hap1 encodes:
- the LOC103419788 gene encoding leucine-rich repeat receptor-like serine/threonine-protein kinase BAM3 yields the protein MANSGMKSFFLCSLFVFLTCFSSVSSHNLSLRRQASILVSLKQNFEDSKNPSLSTWNVSNYMFLCSWAGIRCDGLNRSVVSLDISNYNLSGTLSPAITELRTLVNVSVSGNGFSGTFPSGVHKLARLQNLNISNNGFSGSLDWEFSQLKELVLLDAYNNDFNGSLPLGVTQLPKLKRLDFGGNYFSGSIPPSYGNMVQLNYLSVAGNDLSGYIPRELGNLTNLRQLLLGYYNEFEGGIPPEIGKLINLFHLDLANCGLEGPIPLELGNLKKLDTLFLQTNQLSGSIPAQLGNLSSLRSLDLSNNALTGDIPAEFSGLRELTLLNLFINKFHGEIPRSIAELPKLEVLKLWHNNFTGAIPSKLGQNGKLIELDLSSNKLTGVVPKSLCFGRRLKILILLNNFLFGPLPDDLGKCDTLVRVRMGQNYLTGSIPRGFLYLPELSLVELQNNYLTGQLPQETRKQPSKLSQLNLSSNRLSGCLPASIGNFSGLQILLLSGNQFTGEIPSDVGRLQSVLKLDVSRNNFSGTIPPEIGNCLSLTYLDFSQNQLSGPIPVQIVQIHILNYFNVSWNHLNQSLPKELGSLKSLTSADFSHNDFSGSIPQTGQYLFFNSTSFVGNPELCDSSANPCKYSSTSASEDHSQTGTHSQVLGKFKLVFALGLLLCSFVFATVAIIKTRKVRKHSNSWKLTAFQKLEFGSEDILECIKDNNVIGRGGAGIVYRGTMLSGEQVAVKKLLGINKGSSHDNGLSAEIQTLGKIRHRNIVRLLAFCSNKETNLLVYEYMPNGSLGEVLHGKGGGYLKWETRLNIAIEAAKGLCYLHHDCSPLILHRDVKSNNILLNSEFEAHVADFGLAKFLQDTGTSECMSAIAGSYGYIAPEYAYTLRVDEKSDVYSFGVVLLELITGRRPVGGFGEEGMDIVQWTKIQTNSQKEGVIKILDKRLDTVPMDEAMQVFFVAVLCVQEQSVERPTMREVVQMLAQAKQPNTFYMQ from the exons ATGGCGAATTCAGGAATGAAGTCTTTTTTCCTTTGCTCTCTCTTTGTGTTCCTAACATgtttttcttctgtttcttcACATAATCTGTCTCTCAGGAGGCAAGCTTCGATCCTTGTTTCTCTCAAACAAAATTTCGAAGACTCGAAAAATCCTTCTTTAAGTACTTGGAATGTGTCAAACTACATGTTCCTCTGCTCTTGGGCTGGAATCCGTTGTGACGGCCTAAACAGATCAGTTGTCTCACTTGACATATCCAACTACAACCTCTCAGGTACTCTTTCGCCAGCGATCACTGAACTCCGAACCCTAGTCAATGTTTCGGTGTCAGGAAATGGATTTTCGGGTACTTTTCCTTCCGGTGTTCACAAGCTAGCCAGGCTACAAAACCTCAATATATCCAACAATGGGTTCAGCGGAAGCTTGGACTGGGAGTTTTCTCAGTTGAAGGAGCTTGTATTGCTAGATGCTTACAACAACGATTTCAATGGCTCCCTGCCATTAGGTGTCACTCAACTTCCGAAGCTGAAGCGGTTGGACTTTGGCGGGAACTACTTCAGTGGGAGCATTCCTCCAAGCTATGGAAACATGGTGCAGCTCAATTATCTCTCAGTTGCGGGAAATGACCTGAGCGGTTACATACCGCGCGAGCTCGGAAACCTCACTAACCTACGGCAGCTTTTGTTGGGATATTACAACGAATTTGAAGGTGGAATCCCACCGGAAATTGGCAAGCTGATCAATCTGTTTCATTTAGACCTCGCAAACTGTGGTTTGGAGGGGCCAATCCCTCTGGAGCTAGGCAATCTGAAAAAGCTAGACACTTTGTTCTTGCAAACAAATCAGCTCAGCGGTTCGATTCCTGCTCAGCTGGGAAACTTGAGTAGCTTGAGGTCTCTTGATCTGTCAAACAATGCGCTGACGGGAGATATCCCCGCTGAGTTCTCTGGACTCCGTGAGCTCACACTCCTGAACCTCTTTATCAACAAGTTTCACGGGGAGATTCCTCGCTCTATCGCGGAGCTACCAAAATTGGAAGTCTTGAAGCTGTGGCATAACAACTTCACTGGAGCCATACCTTCAAAGCTCGGTCAGAATGGTAAACTGATTGAGCTTGATCTTTCGAGTAACAAGCTCACCGGGGTTGTCCCAAAATCTCTTTGCTTCGGGAGGCGGCTGAAGATCTTGATTCTGCTCAACAATTTTCTCTTTGGGCCTCTACCTGATGATCTTGGCAAATGTGACACGCTAGTAAGAGTCCGAATGGGGCAGAATTATCTGACTGGATCAATACCACGGGGGTTTCTTTACTTGCCAGAGCTCTCACTAGTAGAATTGCAGAACAACTATCTCACTGGACAGCTTCCGCAGGAAACAAGAAAGCAACCCTCAAAACTCAGCCAGCTGAATCTGTCAAGCAATCGCTTATCCGGGTGCCTCCCTGCTTCTATCGGAAACTTTTCAGGCCTGCAGATTCTTCTATTGAGTGGAAACCAATTCACTGGAGAAATCCCATCTGACGTCGGCCGGTTGCAAAGCGTTCTCAAGTTGGATGTGAGCAGAAACAATTTTTCGGGCACAATACCTCCGGAAATTGGAAACTGTCTCTCTTTAACCTACTTAGATTTCAGCCAAAACCAACTCTCAGGTCCAATCCCAGTTCAGATTGTTCAAATCCACATACTAAATTACTTCAACGTTTCGTGGAACCACTTAAACCAGAGCCTCCCAAAGGAGCTAGGCTCCTTGAAAAGCCTTACGTCTGCTGACTTTTCGCACAACGACTTCTCCGGTTCAATCCCACAAACAGGACAATACTTGTTCTTCAACTCCACATCCTTTGTCGGTAACCCTGAGCTCTGCGATTCTTCTGCGAATCCATGCAAATACTCCTCAACCTCAGCATCAGAAGATCACAGCCAAACCGGCACGCACTCTCAAGTCCTCGGCAAATTCAAGCTTGTCTTTGCACTAGGCCTCTTGCTGTGCTCGTTCGTGTTTGCAACCGTTGCAATTATCAAGACCAGAAAGGTGCGAAAACATTCGAACTCGTGGAAGCTCACAGCATTCCAAAAGCTGGAATTTGGAAGTGAAGACATCTTAGAGTGCATAAAGGATAACAATGTGATAGGGAGAGGTGGAGCTGGGATTGTCTACAGAGGAACAATGTTGAGCGGCGAGCAAGTGGCGGTGAAGAAGCTGTTGGGAATCAACAAAGGCTCGTCACACGACAACGGCCTCTCCGCAGAAATTCAAACACTGGGAAAAATCCGCCACCGGAACATTGTCCGGTTGCTGGCATTCTGTTCAAACAAAGAGACCAATCTGCTGGTTTACGAGTACATGCCGAATGGAAGTTTAGGTGAAGTTTTGCATGGGAAGGGAGGAGGATATCTCAAGTGGGAAACTAGGTTGAATATTGCCATTGAAGCAGCGAAAGGGCTCTGCTATTTGCACCATGATTGTTCTCCTCTGATTCTTCATAGGGATGTTAAGTCCAACAACATTCTGCTCAACTCGGAATTTGAGGCTCATGTTGCAGATTTTGGGCTTGCCAAGTTTTTGCAGGACACTGGAACATCAGAATGCATGTCTGCAATTGCTGGCTCATACGGTTACATTGCTCCAG AGTACGCATACACATTGAGAGTTGACGAGAAGAGCGATGTGTATAGCTTTGGAGTTGTACTGTTGGAGCTCATCACAGGAAGAAGGCCAGTTGGTGGATTTGGGGAAGAGGGAATGGACATTGTTCAGTGGACCAAGATTCAGACCAACTCGCAGAAAGAAGGGGTTATAAAGATCCTCGACAAACGGCTAGACACTGTTCCGATGGACGAAGCAATGCAGGTATTTTTCGTCGCGGTTTTATGTGTTCAAGAGCAAAGTGTGGAGAGACCAACCATGAGAGAAGTTGTGCAAATGCTTGCACAGGCTAAACAACCAAACACATTTTACATGCAATGA